Proteins encoded within one genomic window of Bos mutus isolate GX-2022 chromosome 9, NWIPB_WYAK_1.1, whole genome shotgun sequence:
- the HEY2 gene encoding hairy/enhancer-of-split related with YRPW motif protein 2 — protein sequence MKRPCEETTSESDMDETIDVGSENNYSGQSTSSVIRSNSPTTTSQIMARKKRRGIIEKRRRDRINNSLSELRRLVPTAFEKQGSAKLEKAEILQMTVDHLKMLQATGGKGYFDAHALAMDFMSIGFRECLTEVARYLSSVEGLDSSDPLRVRLVSHLSSCASQREAAAMTSSLAHHHHPLHPHHWAAAFHHLPAALLQPNGLHASESTPCRLSTTSEVPPAHGSALLTATFAHADSALRMPSTGSVAPCVPPLSTSLLSLSATVHAAAAAATAAAHSFPLSFAGAFPMLPPNAAAAVAAATAISPPLSVSATSSPQQTGSGTNSKPYRPWGTEVGAF from the exons ATGAAGCGCCCTTGCGAGGAGACGACCTCTGAGAGCGACATGGACGAGACCATCGACGTGGGGAGCGAGAACAATTACTCGGG GCAAAGTACTAGCTCTGTGATTAGGTCGAATTCGCCAACAACAACATCTCAGATTatggcaagaaaaaaaaggagaggg ATAATAGAGAAAAGGCGTCGAGATCGGATAAATAACAGTTTATCTGAGTTGAGACGACTGGTGCCAACCGCTTTTGAAAAACAA GGATCTGCAAAGTTAGAAAAAGCTGAAATACTTCAAATGACAGTAGATCACTTAAAGATGCTGCAGGCAACTGGGGGTAAAG GCTACTTTGATGCACACGCCCTTGCCATGGACTTCATGAGCATTGGATTCCGGGAGTGCTTAACAGAAGTGGCGAGGTACCTGAGCTCCGTGGAAGGCCTGGACTCCTCCGACCCGCTGCGCGTGCGCCTGGTCTCGCATCTCAGCTCGTGCGCCTCGCAGCGGGAGGCGGCGGCCATGACCTCCTCCCTggcccaccaccatcaccccctGCATCCGCACCACTGGGCGGCGGCCTTCCACCACCTCCCTGCAGCCCTGCTCCAACCCAACGGACTCCACGCCTCGGAGTCCACGCCCTGTCGCCTTTCCACCACTTCGGAAGTGCCTCCTGCCCATGGCTCCGCCCTCCTCACCGCCACGTTTGCCCACGCGGATTCCGCCCTGCGGATGCCCTCGACGGGCAGCGTCGCCCCCTGTGTGCCGCCTCTCTCCACCTCTCTGCTGTCCCTCTCCGCCACTGTCCACGCGGCCGCGGCAGCGGCCACCGCAGCTGCGCACAGCTTCCCTCTGTCCTTTGCTGGGGCATTCCCCATGCTCCCCCCAAACGCAGCTGCCGCCGTGGCAGCTGCAACAGCCATCAGCCCGCCCTTGTCGGTATCAGCCACATCCAGCCCTCAGCAGACAGGCAGTGGAACAAACAGTAAACCTTATCGACCCTGGGGCACAGAAGTAGGAGCTTTTTAA